In Lolium rigidum isolate FL_2022 chromosome 3, APGP_CSIRO_Lrig_0.1, whole genome shotgun sequence, the genomic window ATTGGGTCGAGCAATATACCGTCAAGAGGGAAACTAATGTATGAGAAATCAGTAGCAACTTGAAGATTAACATGTTTACTAAGGTGCATTGCATTCATCTGACACCGGAGGTCGTGATGCACCACCAGCTAAGTTTTCCAATGTTTTACACAACTCTCTGCCTGGAAACTGTTTCTGGAACATCTACGGAATGGTGACTACGCACTCCCtgaataatatttgaagcaagcGAGGACAAACCTGGGGATTGTGCCATGTCGCCGTAAGTCATATTCTGTTGCTTGTCGAAGGGCCCTGGCAAACGCTTTGAAAGTTGCCTCGATAATATGGTGTGAGTTGTTCCCCGCAAGCTTTCAAAGAAAAACAGGACAGTTAATTGGGGTGAAAAACAATTATCACAACTCCTATGTTGCCAGAAAATACTGCATTGTAGACCCAAAACATAGGAAGCAAAATATACCTGGCGGATGTGAAGCGTCATCCCAGAAGTATTCACAAGGGACTGGAAAAAGTGCTCAACTAGCTGTCATAAAAATAACTAAATTATTGTTTGCCCAAGTTGATAACAGCAATATATGAAGTAAAAATCCAACTAACATCCTGTCACGATCTGTCAAAAATATAGGGTCTGAAGAGGGCAAAAGTCGAACTTAAATTATTTGAAATAGAAAATTCTAAAACAGAGGAAGCAAAATCTTTCTTAAGTCTAACATAAAGAAACAGCACATCAAAACCCTTTGGAATCAGCATAGCAGACAATTGAAAATGGCTGTCGAAATTTCACAGATCACCTGGGTATCATATGCGCCAACTCGCTCAGTGGGAATACTTAAGCCACAGCTCAAATGAGGTCGACCAGATAGATCCTGAATACAGGGGAAAACAGAGATGACTGGTGAACATCCAAGTTCAGAAGGGCACATATACTTGTTCAGTAGATATTTGTATATTCACCATAGAATATCACATTGTCAAACTAAAAATAGGCAACCTAGGAATAAGATATAATAGTGAAACAGCTGCAACTTTCTCGCTATCATTTCAAGTATTAGACTTCTGTGAGACAGATATGTCAGAAAAAAATATAACAAAAGACGAAGCAAATAGACTACCATTCTTGATACAAGTCCTTAAAGTCAAAATCTGCATATAGACCAGCCTACCATGACATTAGATGCTCGTGAAAACATAAGAGGAGAAAAATAGTTTCCTGCCTGACTATTCCCCAAGTTAAGAACCAGAGAGATACAAGTTGTGATTCAGTTGCATTAGCACAGTATAAGAGGCTTGTGAGCTCATAAATGCGAACTTAAAATTGCACCCCCCCTGAATGGAGGTCGCAGAGAATTTTACATTCATGGCATGTAAATACACAAGATAGTCCTGCATACCAGTATAACCTCAACTGCTGCCTCATCAAGTGGTGCTGTGAAATGCCCAAACCGGTTAATTCCCTTTCGATCTCCAAGTGCTTGAAGTAACGCCTGAAAGTAAGATTGAAAAAGTTGCCACGGTATATAGGATTGCAGAACATCAAGTTTAGGACAACTCATGATGAGGTAAAGAGCAGAAATATAGCGCGGACATTTAGCAATGAGGTCAAAATGGATATTCTAACTTATGGTAAGCAATAATTCATATAACTATTCTAGAAGAACAGACGTCAAGCTAAACGTTAATAATAGAAAAGCAGCAATCACCGTTCCAATTGCCAAAGCAATATCCTCATTCGAGTGATGATCGTCAATGTGTGTGTCACCTGTAGCCTTCACATATACGTCAAACAGTCCATGGGATGCCAGTTGCTGTAAATTGCAAACTGAAAGTTAATGCCTAAAAGATCAAAAAGGCACACATATGCATCAAAGAATTTGAACCTTATACAGCAAAGCATGAGATATACACACAGCAGAATACCGGACCATTTAAAGTGCAGTGACCTGTGCAAAAGAAATATATACTTCTAAAAAGAAATTATGCTTGCATTGGTCTTGGGTTCTTGGCTCGAAAGCACCTAGCTTTAGTTTGCACATGTTGATTTGAGAATCAAGATGTAAAGGGTTGTCACCCATAGTGGCCTTTTGTTATCAGTTTGTCACTGATGTTGAATAACCAAATCCATACACTTCACACATAAATATATTAGTTAATACGAGAGGAAGAGTAATAACAATGTTTCCATAGATCACATTAGAATAGGAAAAACACCAGGATAGCATTTTCCTTCCTAATTGCTCAATATCACCTG contains:
- the LOC124697569 gene encoding imidazoleglycerol-phosphate dehydratase 3, chloroplastic-like, encoding MTTAPFVSPSLSRVSSARAAPVPKSSARPGTAGVAFPRPRPYTPSLRLSSPGMAATGLGGNGSPVAPENSTVSSRLGEVKRVTKETNVHVKINLDGTGVANSSSGIPFLDHMLDQLASHGLFDVYVKATGDTHIDDHHSNEDIALAIGTALLQALGDRKGINRFGHFTAPLDEAAVEVILDLSGRPHLSCGLSIPTERVGAYDTQLVEHFFQSLVNTSGMTLHIRQLAGNNSHHIIEATFKAFARALRQATEYDLRRHGTIPSSKGVLSRS